Proteins encoded within one genomic window of bacterium:
- a CDS encoding DUF2269 family protein yields the protein MYTLIKFLHIFGAVLFLGNIMVTAMWKARADRTGDLATIAFAQRLVGLTDLAFTVPGAALIAVTGYAMAVRRPFPLHGLPWLEWGQGLYWVTVLLYLLVLVPIQRRLITVADAARRSGSLAPEFRRLSARWALWGGIATLLPLAALYLMVTKP from the coding sequence ATGTACACGCTTATCAAGTTCCTGCACATCTTCGGTGCGGTGCTGTTCCTCGGTAACATCATGGTGACCGCAATGTGGAAGGCACGCGCCGACCGGACGGGTGATCTCGCGACAATCGCGTTCGCCCAGCGGCTGGTGGGGCTGACCGATCTGGCGTTTACGGTGCCGGGGGCGGCGCTGATCGCGGTCACCGGGTACGCGATGGCGGTGCGGCGTCCGTTTCCCCTCCACGGCCTCCCATGGCTGGAGTGGGGGCAGGGATTGTACTGGGTCACGGTGCTCCTCTATCTGCTCGTGCTCGTGCCCATCCAGCGCCGGTTGATCACGGTCGCGGACGCCGCGCGCCGGTCCGGGAGTCTCGCCCCCGAGTTCCGGCGCCTGTCCGCGCGCTGGGCGCTGTGGGGCGGGATCGCCACGCTGCTGCCTCTCGCCGCGCTGTACCTCATGGTCACGAAACCGTAG